The following coding sequences are from one Leptospira mayottensis 200901116 window:
- a CDS encoding IS110 family transposase: protein MKRKVYVGMDVHKETIRIACLTNNTKEIVKEQQIKHNEVQIKKFVNKLKSEWNEIHSCYEAGVTGYPLYRNLKSLGVNCILVAPGKIPRQSSDKIKTDKRDAIKLAKLLRSEELESIHVPSEEDEAVRDYLRSRDSLRLDLGRNRQRLMKFLLRKGITYSATKYWTVSHNKWLNNLQFNNEILQETFNDYYSRVRVQEENLKAMDKRIQEIAESEPYREKVGILRCFRGVDYLTAMFLLCEVCDFKRFKTAGSFMSFLGLVPGEYSSGSKRKQTGITKTGSPRLRRILTEAAWQHRFPGTGSKIVTARRSGQPALVVALAEKASLRLHKKFRNLQQRGKTPQVMITAVSRELSGFLWAAMNLVA, encoded by the coding sequence ATGAAAAGAAAAGTATATGTAGGAATGGATGTCCACAAAGAAACGATTAGAATTGCGTGTTTAACGAACAATACAAAGGAAATAGTAAAAGAACAGCAGATAAAACATAATGAGGTTCAGATCAAAAAGTTCGTCAATAAACTAAAATCAGAATGGAACGAGATACATAGTTGTTACGAGGCGGGAGTAACCGGTTATCCACTTTACAGAAATCTAAAGTCTTTGGGAGTGAACTGTATCCTTGTAGCGCCAGGAAAGATACCAAGACAAAGCTCGGATAAGATCAAAACGGATAAGAGAGACGCGATCAAGTTAGCAAAATTATTACGAAGTGAAGAATTAGAATCGATTCATGTACCGAGTGAAGAGGACGAAGCGGTAAGAGATTATTTGAGATCCCGTGACAGCCTTCGTTTGGATTTAGGAAGGAATCGTCAAAGGTTAATGAAATTCTTATTAAGAAAGGGTATAACTTACTCAGCAACAAAGTATTGGACAGTCAGTCATAACAAATGGTTGAACAATCTACAGTTTAACAACGAGATCCTTCAAGAGACGTTTAACGACTATTATAGTCGAGTAAGAGTTCAAGAAGAGAATTTAAAAGCGATGGATAAGAGAATACAAGAGATAGCGGAAAGTGAACCGTATCGAGAGAAAGTAGGAATATTAAGATGTTTCCGAGGAGTGGATTATCTAACCGCAATGTTTTTACTTTGTGAGGTTTGTGACTTCAAACGATTCAAAACAGCCGGTTCGTTCATGAGTTTTCTTGGACTTGTTCCGGGAGAATATTCCAGCGGTTCCAAAAGAAAACAAACAGGGATAACAAAAACTGGAAGCCCCAGACTTCGAAGAATATTGACAGAAGCAGCTTGGCAACATCGTTTCCCTGGAACAGGAAGTAAAATTGTAACCGCACGTAGATCGGGACAACCTGCGTTAGTTGTTGCTTTGGCGGAAAAAGCATCTCTCAGATTACACAAGAAGTTTCGTAATCTACAGCAAAGAGGAAAAACTCCTCAGGTAATGATAACGGCAGTTTCAAGAGAGTTATCCGGATTTCTTTGGGCGGCGATGAATCTGGTTGCATAG
- a CDS encoding methyltransferase domain-containing protein: protein MQQNQLYIDLGMSENQYSQEVIEGQQVYTPSFLRFYDLFVLHIISRWFWRCVPQNLIDLYSRNLSGNHLDIGVGTGYLLQKATFPVEKPIISVMDLNPNTLIESRRRLSKIAGKFNAYRANILEPIPTKEKFDSIGLNFLFHCVPGPIRKKASIAFENLLKIRKPDGVIFGSTGLHDLGQTHFLSKIGMKKLNRKGVFHNTEDTLPDLETALKENFKEYELYVIGAIAFFIGKKAK from the coding sequence ATGCAACAAAATCAACTGTATATCGATCTTGGTATGTCTGAAAATCAATACAGCCAGGAAGTTATAGAAGGGCAACAGGTTTATACTCCTAGTTTTCTGAGGTTTTACGACCTCTTCGTTTTACATATCATCAGTAGATGGTTCTGGCGCTGTGTTCCGCAAAATTTGATCGATTTATACAGTCGAAATCTAAGTGGCAACCATCTGGATATAGGGGTGGGAACGGGTTATCTATTGCAGAAGGCGACGTTTCCGGTAGAAAAACCGATCATCTCGGTAATGGATTTAAATCCGAATACTCTGATAGAATCTAGAAGAAGGCTTTCTAAAATAGCGGGGAAGTTCAACGCTTATAGGGCCAACATATTGGAACCGATTCCAACAAAGGAAAAATTCGATTCGATCGGATTGAATTTCTTGTTTCACTGCGTTCCCGGACCCATCCGAAAAAAAGCCTCAATCGCATTCGAGAATCTTTTAAAAATCCGCAAACCGGACGGGGTCATTTTCGGATCTACCGGCTTACACGATTTGGGTCAGACTCATTTCTTATCCAAAATCGGAATGAAAAAATTAAACCGAAAAGGAGTTTTTCATAATACCGAAGATACTCTTCCCGATTTGGAAACTGCTCTCAAAGAGAATTTTAAAGAATACGAACTTTACGTGATTGGCGCGATTGCGTTCTTTATCGGTAAAAAAGCTAAGTAG
- a CDS encoding GMC oxidoreductase, which produces MKKYEAVVIGTGFGGAVNGCRLSKKWPGRVLILERGKRYPKGSFPRSPHDMSKNFWNVPEENSSKARPKKLSKLNQTGLFDIRNYKNMDVVISAGLGGGSLIYANVFLEPPDHIFDERWPANVKKKSLNPYYKIVKEILGSRPIPTDNDPRRKIVRTELYQRFAKFVGRESKLADINVFFGNDFKKPISIGLQEKNRYGAVQTSCTYCAECDIGCNTHSKNTLDLNYLFVAENKYKADVKTEHLVQKIVPLGPDGSDNSSYHGENGYRIYFRDLSAHTRDLISVVAKRVVVSAGTLGSTELLLRCKEEFKTLPDISDHVGKQFSGNGDFLSFAIKGKEPANPNYGPVITQYTDYNLFKSYDPKKAFILQDASYPVFASYFAEASVPWFLRIGFFFHMLGELFKRFLDGKIFGKIGYLISELMKGDLSYTSAVLLCMGIDRADGEMILDRKKSFQIQWPQKNNMSLYEAILGVMKAFASFIKTDFYFPLPTWSWPIRNNVSVHPLGGCIIGNSITHAVTSADSKTFGQVFSYQGLYVADGSLSPTAIGANPSMTIAALAERVAEGITGIKPTTNL; this is translated from the coding sequence ATGAAAAAATACGAAGCGGTTGTGATTGGTACCGGATTCGGCGGAGCCGTAAACGGCTGTAGATTGAGCAAAAAATGGCCCGGCCGGGTTTTAATTCTGGAACGTGGAAAACGCTATCCCAAAGGTTCCTTCCCCCGTTCTCCCCACGATATGTCCAAAAATTTTTGGAACGTTCCCGAAGAAAATAGTTCCAAAGCCCGCCCGAAAAAACTTTCCAAATTGAATCAAACCGGTCTATTCGACATTCGAAATTACAAAAACATGGACGTAGTTATTTCCGCAGGACTCGGCGGTGGGTCTTTGATTTACGCGAACGTTTTCCTAGAACCTCCAGATCATATCTTCGACGAACGTTGGCCTGCAAACGTGAAAAAGAAAAGCCTCAACCCATATTATAAAATCGTAAAAGAAATTTTGGGCTCCCGACCAATTCCAACGGATAACGATCCTCGAAGAAAAATTGTTCGAACCGAACTCTATCAAAGATTCGCGAAGTTTGTCGGCCGAGAATCCAAACTCGCGGATATTAACGTATTTTTCGGAAACGATTTTAAGAAACCGATATCGATAGGACTCCAGGAAAAAAATCGCTACGGAGCCGTTCAAACTTCCTGCACGTATTGTGCGGAATGCGATATCGGATGTAATACACATTCCAAAAATACTTTGGATCTAAATTACCTCTTTGTAGCGGAAAATAAATACAAGGCGGATGTGAAAACCGAACATCTGGTTCAAAAGATAGTTCCCCTTGGACCGGATGGAAGCGATAATTCTTCTTATCACGGAGAAAACGGTTATCGAATTTATTTTAGAGATCTTTCCGCACATACCAGAGATTTAATTTCCGTAGTCGCAAAACGAGTTGTAGTTTCCGCAGGGACGTTAGGAAGTACCGAACTTCTTTTAAGATGTAAGGAAGAATTCAAAACTCTTCCTGATATATCGGATCATGTAGGAAAACAATTCTCCGGCAACGGCGATTTTTTATCCTTTGCCATTAAAGGAAAAGAACCTGCAAATCCAAACTACGGCCCGGTAATTACACAATATACGGACTATAACTTGTTCAAAAGTTACGATCCTAAAAAGGCTTTTATTCTTCAAGACGCGAGTTATCCCGTTTTTGCTTCTTATTTTGCTGAGGCGTCCGTTCCCTGGTTTTTAAGAATCGGATTTTTCTTTCATATGCTCGGGGAGCTTTTCAAAAGATTTTTAGACGGCAAAATTTTCGGAAAAATTGGTTATCTGATAAGCGAATTAATGAAAGGCGACCTTTCCTACACTTCGGCGGTATTGTTGTGTATGGGAATCGACCGTGCAGATGGTGAAATGATTTTGGATCGTAAAAAAAGTTTTCAGATTCAATGGCCTCAAAAGAACAACATGTCGCTTTATGAAGCAATTTTAGGCGTGATGAAAGCCTTTGCTTCGTTTATCAAAACAGACTTTTACTTTCCGCTCCCGACCTGGTCTTGGCCAATTCGCAATAACGTATCCGTACATCCGTTAGGCGGTTGCATCATCGGAAATTCGATAACTCACGCAGTGACTTCTGCGGACTCAAAAACTTTCGGACAGGTTTTTTCGTACCAAGGACTTTACGTGGCCGATGGAAGTCTTTCTCCGACCGCAATCGGTGCAAACCCATCCATGACAATCGCCGCTCTTGCCGAAAGAGTCGCGGAAGGAATTACAGGAATAAAACCGACGACAAATCTCTGA
- a CDS encoding adenylate/guanylate cyclase domain-containing protein, giving the protein MNSATESIKDTLELIRPYLPSAIVRRLADANESKLQRSQSFEGAILFFDVVGFTPTTLALAAKGTRGIDALQTVLSNYYTGLLKHLSQWGGAVYQFAGDSVLVSFEKQKDETDAEAAIRVANCALGIFNSISEYSSNELLGETVNLPARVGLAYGVYQEFILGEQDRFLRAVIAGTPVDQSISAEKLASSGEIILSAELWNLLPTSKNGENVNSNFYRLVDCEKCENIIPLPSRSASEERISDERFFKRCKRFIVPELYQRVTNIHRAFSGDYREVASVFVRIDSPLESNADSKNFNNFFTYVQSVATSCSGTFVLTDLSDKGGVFSVLFGAPAALENKEALAGRFAIRLLEGASNYPAAKNLQIGISTGMAYCGDLGAPFRKDFTAIGEMMNIAARLATLTGYGGVLIDFQTKSKLAKSFSFHEVGDVELKGVSGTKKIFQLTSEQKNIPGLLIQYRDKMIGRKEELDRLHKMLDTSSEKGGVVCRIIADAGIGKSRLTNTFIDQAYDRNVEILIGYCYPYEKFTPFYPWKELLSLFLGIFEDDSLETRVSKAEKALHNLNSFDIAWAKALVALMGVPVQEDPLTREIDRKQKNERLFEIILSLLQERADEKPLTLVFEDVHWIDELSSRLLEKLAFRLSTMKVMLILVSRPEGQFAEDSVSPNEELIRLKEFKPEEARDFLIHKFKLDTSQGEFLDQILNRSGGNPFFLESIVHNLIEEGTLKKLENGTLSPSDKSRDIQIPNTLNDVLLARVDRLQEREKIVLKTASVIGRLINVDTLNHLLPVEFRSEIQNILQSLEGLDLTPLEVTDPLTYIFKHIVIRDIVYNTLLHSTREDLHKKIASFIEKENENNVTEMADILAFHYQQCSDFEKAYKYSLMAARKARSKYANRDAIYHYNKALEMISQFETTKGEVYYEIKQELAHAHRLLGEYSIAEVLFKECLENKSTLNLIRSYTGLGQVYQEQDDISRAMDTLEKALRITGIRPPGSRPDTIFKIVLQLSFVLRFSIFGSSYTSSNKTERLKLRCIILTTLAKLYIMKDIKKFGWSVFTQYNATQRFEDPVRQSLAECALGQVFVGMNLFGPSKYFLIRGRELAEKTGDPYAKAISILVQSAYYMMRNRSDLGLPFLHDSISIYRQVGEKWDLLSALSSGGFLYYLQSDFRTAKKYFDDIGELASDLGAQLQLRWTRIWSPYLGYLLGEMEPLELEKKLLIEVERAALENDVMNELSTINKLLKLTILEGWPEKAAYWSRRSYAGFLKCEVKFPQLQIGNVYLAEAALYAKRELGDNSLDKIINYGLKHSLKLGKSLPYLYGPALMLKGKLKLHDGNRKSAEAIFKKAESFLSNTLNQWEYATALYEAGLLLEDKNRISVAKGILQQLEAKADLKRLEESSIV; this is encoded by the coding sequence ATGAACAGCGCAACGGAATCCATTAAAGACACCCTGGAATTGATCAGACCTTATCTGCCTTCCGCAATTGTTCGGAGATTGGCGGATGCCAACGAATCCAAACTGCAAAGGTCGCAGTCTTTTGAGGGGGCCATCTTATTTTTCGACGTTGTCGGATTTACTCCTACTACTTTGGCGTTAGCAGCCAAGGGAACACGTGGAATCGACGCGCTACAAACCGTTCTTTCCAATTACTATACTGGATTGTTAAAACATCTCAGTCAATGGGGAGGAGCGGTTTATCAATTCGCGGGAGATTCCGTTTTAGTCAGTTTCGAAAAACAAAAAGACGAAACCGATGCGGAAGCCGCTATTCGTGTCGCGAATTGTGCATTAGGAATCTTTAATTCAATTTCCGAATATAGCTCGAACGAACTCCTGGGTGAAACCGTAAATCTTCCAGCTCGAGTCGGATTGGCTTATGGTGTATATCAGGAATTTATCTTAGGGGAACAGGATCGATTTTTAAGAGCCGTGATCGCAGGAACGCCTGTGGATCAATCCATCTCCGCCGAAAAACTCGCTTCAAGCGGAGAGATCATTCTCAGTGCGGAACTTTGGAATCTCCTTCCAACATCCAAAAATGGCGAGAATGTTAATTCCAATTTCTATCGTTTGGTTGATTGCGAAAAATGCGAAAATATCATCCCACTTCCTTCCCGTTCCGCGTCAGAAGAAAGAATCTCGGATGAACGTTTTTTCAAACGTTGTAAACGTTTTATAGTTCCGGAACTATATCAAAGAGTGACTAATATCCACAGAGCTTTTTCCGGAGATTATCGCGAGGTAGCTTCTGTTTTCGTTCGAATTGATTCGCCTCTGGAATCAAATGCGGATTCGAAAAACTTTAACAACTTCTTTACATACGTCCAAAGCGTTGCGACTTCCTGTTCCGGAACATTCGTGCTCACGGATTTATCCGACAAAGGTGGAGTATTCAGTGTTTTATTCGGCGCTCCTGCGGCGCTTGAAAATAAGGAAGCGTTGGCGGGTCGATTTGCAATTCGGCTCTTAGAAGGAGCTTCCAATTATCCTGCGGCAAAAAATCTACAGATTGGAATCTCGACGGGAATGGCGTATTGTGGAGATTTAGGAGCACCCTTCCGAAAGGACTTTACGGCTATCGGAGAAATGATGAATATCGCAGCGAGACTTGCGACTCTTACCGGGTATGGCGGAGTCCTCATCGATTTCCAAACTAAAAGTAAATTAGCGAAGAGTTTTTCCTTTCACGAAGTGGGGGACGTTGAGCTCAAAGGTGTTTCGGGAACTAAAAAGATATTTCAGCTAACGTCTGAACAAAAGAATATTCCCGGACTTTTGATTCAGTACAGAGATAAGATGATCGGAAGAAAAGAAGAACTCGATCGTCTTCATAAGATGTTGGACACTTCCAGCGAAAAAGGCGGAGTGGTTTGCAGAATCATCGCGGATGCCGGAATTGGAAAATCCAGACTGACTAACACTTTTATTGACCAGGCTTATGATCGAAACGTAGAGATTCTCATCGGTTATTGTTATCCTTACGAAAAGTTCACACCATTCTATCCTTGGAAAGAATTGTTGAGTCTTTTTCTAGGAATTTTCGAAGACGATTCCTTGGAAACAAGAGTCTCGAAGGCGGAAAAAGCGCTCCATAATTTGAATTCCTTCGACATCGCTTGGGCGAAGGCACTCGTCGCTTTGATGGGAGTTCCTGTGCAAGAAGATCCATTGACCAGGGAAATCGATCGAAAACAAAAGAACGAAAGACTTTTCGAAATTATCCTCTCCTTGTTACAGGAACGTGCAGACGAAAAACCACTGACGTTGGTCTTCGAAGATGTTCATTGGATCGATGAACTTTCCAGCCGCCTTTTGGAAAAGCTCGCGTTCCGATTATCTACGATGAAGGTAATGCTCATTCTCGTATCCAGACCGGAAGGACAATTTGCAGAAGATTCCGTCTCTCCGAACGAAGAGCTCATTCGTTTGAAAGAATTCAAACCGGAAGAAGCAAGGGACTTTCTTATTCACAAATTTAAGTTGGATACAAGCCAAGGAGAATTTTTGGACCAGATTCTTAACAGATCCGGCGGAAATCCGTTTTTTCTCGAATCCATCGTCCATAACTTAATCGAAGAAGGAACTCTTAAAAAACTAGAAAACGGAACTCTTTCCCCATCCGACAAAAGTCGAGATATCCAGATTCCGAACACGTTAAACGACGTTTTGCTCGCTCGCGTAGACCGTCTTCAAGAAAGAGAAAAAATCGTTTTGAAAACGGCTTCCGTAATCGGTCGCTTGATTAACGTGGATACTCTCAATCATCTATTGCCAGTCGAATTCCGCTCCGAAATCCAAAATATCTTACAAAGTTTGGAAGGTTTGGATCTAACCCCTCTTGAGGTTACGGATCCTCTTACATATATCTTCAAACATATCGTGATTAGGGATATTGTCTACAACACTCTTTTGCATTCCACAAGAGAAGACCTCCATAAGAAAATCGCATCGTTTATCGAAAAAGAAAACGAAAACAATGTGACAGAAATGGCGGATATTCTTGCGTTTCACTATCAGCAGTGTTCGGACTTTGAAAAGGCATATAAGTATTCTTTGATGGCCGCTCGTAAAGCCAGAAGTAAATATGCAAACAGGGACGCGATCTATCACTACAACAAGGCATTGGAGATGATCTCTCAGTTTGAAACGACGAAAGGAGAAGTCTATTACGAAATCAAACAGGAACTCGCACACGCACACCGTCTCCTCGGAGAATATTCGATCGCAGAAGTTCTTTTTAAGGAATGTTTGGAAAACAAATCCACACTCAATTTGATTCGCTCTTATACGGGATTGGGTCAGGTCTATCAAGAACAGGACGACATTTCCCGCGCGATGGACACCTTAGAAAAGGCCCTTCGTATTACGGGCATCCGTCCGCCGGGAAGTAGACCGGATACGATATTCAAAATCGTATTACAACTTTCTTTTGTTCTTCGTTTTTCTATATTCGGTTCTTCTTATACTTCCTCGAACAAAACAGAACGATTGAAACTTAGATGTATCATTTTGACTACTTTAGCCAAATTATACATCATGAAAGACATTAAAAAATTCGGTTGGTCAGTGTTTACGCAATACAACGCGACACAAAGATTTGAAGATCCAGTACGCCAATCTCTCGCGGAATGCGCACTCGGTCAGGTTTTTGTCGGAATGAATCTTTTCGGACCCTCAAAATATTTTCTGATCAGAGGAAGAGAACTGGCCGAAAAAACGGGAGATCCTTACGCAAAAGCGATCAGTATTTTGGTACAAAGCGCGTATTACATGATGCGCAACCGTTCGGATTTAGGACTTCCTTTTCTTCACGATTCAATTTCGATTTACCGCCAAGTCGGCGAAAAATGGGATCTACTTTCGGCACTTTCTTCGGGCGGTTTCCTTTATTATCTTCAATCCGATTTTAGAACCGCAAAGAAATATTTCGACGATATTGGGGAACTCGCGAGCGATTTAGGCGCTCAGTTACAACTCCGATGGACCCGAATCTGGTCTCCATACCTCGGATATCTTCTCGGCGAAATGGAACCTCTCGAATTAGAAAAAAAATTGTTAATCGAAGTCGAAAGAGCGGCTTTAGAAAACGACGTAATGAATGAACTTTCTACTATCAATAAATTGTTGAAACTCACAATACTCGAAGGTTGGCCTGAAAAAGCCGCATATTGGTCTAGAAGAAGTTACGCGGGATTTCTAAAATGTGAAGTAAAATTCCCTCAACTTCAAATCGGAAACGTTTATCTCGCGGAAGCCGCTCTTTATGCAAAAAGAGAGTTAGGTGATAATAGTTTGGATAAAATCATCAATTACGGTTTAAAACACAGTTTAAAACTCGGAAAATCTCTTCCTTATCTTTATGGTCCTGCTTTGATGCTTAAAGGAAAATTGAAGTTACACGACGGCAATCGAAAAAGTGCGGAAGCCATTTTTAAAAAAGCTGAATCCTTTTTGTCCAACACGTTAAATCAATGGGAATACGCGACTGCGCTGTATGAGGCCGGGCTGCTTCTGGAAGATAAAAATCGTATTTCGGTCGCAAAAGGAATTCTACAACAACTCGAAGCTAAAGCGGATTTAAAACGTTTGGAAGAAAGTTCGATTGTTTGA
- the sph gene encoding sphingomyelin phosphodiesterase — MKLKRKFFQNIYKKPNEFKNGKFFISYFLFLFFLNCIPDERPTYNSLLTSFFFTPKDQSIEFTNTSSTRISDSDEDLNVLSYNLFLYSKEDTYFGYWEEEERAELLAKSKFMKNQDVIVLEEAFDMNARNILLNNLALEYPDQTDVIGKTRDGWNQTLGDFRQNVNNGGVVVLSKWPIQEKIQYIFKNHGCGNDALYDKGFAYVKIKKGDRIIHILGVDTQSQDSACSDLGVGARTDQIAEIGKFISSKQIPKKDIVLIVGSLNVDKNNKFYYQKMLTVLKANEPNYAGIPFTWDPKKNKIAAYNNSYYSWNWTPNYGEYILVSKDHFQFPVWQNLAYDPISPTTWKRLNGYTSYEFSDHFPIYGFVYADPSTPTKSGHRRKYDQVSLIAKYTGKAVQADHNRPDGWLKADGPVEEKGTEFTKFNLLQEYDPDSDTFCMLSGRVRIESSQYLNYFWTWWLQGGAGNYAYYPKFDNGSKLLEMIVTNQGCLKDGDSVVFKDFDIYGKYYYFLVVWDRGSWKDYIYLWYENAQPNSFFNVKLNTSPERDWSKDLIYHKLGGRSFSL; from the coding sequence ATGAAATTGAAGCGAAAATTTTTTCAAAACATATATAAAAAGCCGAATGAATTTAAAAATGGAAAATTTTTTATAAGTTATTTCCTTTTCTTGTTTTTTTTAAACTGTATTCCCGATGAGCGACCGACTTATAACAGTTTGTTAACTTCTTTCTTCTTCACTCCGAAGGATCAAAGCATAGAATTTACAAATACCAGTTCAACGAGAATATCCGATTCTGACGAAGATTTAAATGTTCTCAGCTACAATCTTTTCTTATATTCGAAAGAAGACACATATTTCGGATATTGGGAAGAGGAAGAAAGGGCAGAACTTCTTGCAAAATCAAAATTCATGAAAAATCAGGACGTTATCGTGCTTGAGGAAGCGTTCGATATGAATGCACGAAATATACTCCTAAACAATCTTGCTTTGGAATATCCTGATCAAACCGACGTAATCGGAAAAACACGGGATGGTTGGAACCAAACTCTCGGAGATTTTAGACAAAACGTCAACAACGGAGGGGTTGTTGTTTTAAGCAAATGGCCTATTCAAGAAAAAATACAATATATCTTCAAGAATCATGGATGCGGTAATGATGCACTCTATGATAAGGGATTTGCTTATGTAAAAATTAAAAAAGGAGATCGGATAATTCATATCCTAGGAGTGGATACTCAATCGCAGGATTCTGCATGTTCCGATTTGGGAGTAGGCGCAAGAACCGATCAGATTGCTGAAATCGGAAAATTTATCAGTTCAAAACAAATACCGAAGAAGGACATCGTGTTGATCGTGGGAAGTCTGAATGTGGATAAGAATAATAAATTTTATTATCAAAAAATGCTTACTGTACTAAAAGCAAACGAGCCAAATTATGCTGGAATTCCTTTTACATGGGACCCTAAAAAGAACAAAATCGCCGCTTATAATAATAGCTATTATTCCTGGAACTGGACCCCGAACTACGGAGAATATATACTTGTTTCCAAAGACCATTTTCAATTCCCGGTTTGGCAGAATTTAGCGTATGATCCTATTTCGCCGACTACTTGGAAAAGATTGAATGGATATACAAGTTACGAATTTTCCGATCATTTTCCAATTTATGGTTTTGTTTATGCTGATCCTTCCACTCCTACAAAGTCCGGCCACAGGAGAAAATACGATCAAGTTTCCTTAATAGCCAAATATACGGGAAAGGCGGTTCAAGCGGATCATAATAGGCCGGATGGATGGTTAAAAGCGGATGGACCTGTGGAAGAAAAGGGAACAGAATTTACAAAGTTCAATTTATTGCAAGAATACGATCCGGATTCGGATACCTTTTGTATGTTAAGCGGACGTGTCAGAATCGAGTCCTCTCAATATTTAAATTATTTTTGGACTTGGTGGCTTCAAGGGGGAGCCGGTAACTATGCCTACTATCCCAAGTTCGATAATGGTTCTAAACTACTTGAAATGATAGTAACGAATCAAGGATGTTTGAAGGATGGAGATTCGGTCGTATTCAAAGATTTTGATATTTACGGGAAATATTATTATTTTCTTGTGGTTTGGGACAGAGGAAGTTGGAAAGACTATATCTATCTTTGGTATGAAAATGCCCAACCTAATTCATTCTTTAACGTTAAACTAAATACTTCACCCGAGAGAGATTGGAGTAAAGATCTAATTTATCATAAACTTGGAGGCCGGTCCTTTTCATTGTAA
- a CDS encoding GMC oxidoreductase, translating into MSKDNIHYDAIVIGSGFGGSISALRLSEKGQKVLVLERGKKYSPGDFPRDVRRTDNLLWRYPKKRKSLGLYELNFFSGLGTVTASGLGGGSLIYANIHIRPDHKVFEDPRWPAPFNRNYLDPYYDKVAAKFDVKPVPPEWDLPKRNKFRAAAELNQHTYFDPDEAASWLRPSRPGQSTCVRCAECEFGCNHGAKNTLDFNYIADAQKNGAVFQINSLVSHIAPDLKNGYVVYYENTETGEKRSVYAKRVVLSAGTLGTNRILFNSRDKYKTLPNLSKQLGKGYSGNGDFLGGIESSKTELKPWDGPDVTTVINYFPKGFQFTMAAPTFNQPVMTVLASLGISKPNWLLRMIAPLFWKSLEWILPFIFKRGLLSKPLPPGLPGAGDPTYMTNLFAIGRDNANGEIVRRGKNIDVKWKYSKENKTLIQDMTASMQQVGDAYGGQFGPLATFLLFNRIISVHSLGGCILASNPDKGVVSETGEVFGYRNLFIADGSAIPSSIGFHPVMTISAVAEHTAASICAGL; encoded by the coding sequence ATGTCAAAAGACAATATACACTACGACGCGATTGTAATCGGTTCCGGTTTCGGAGGTTCTATCAGCGCCTTAAGGCTTTCCGAAAAAGGTCAAAAGGTTCTCGTTTTAGAAAGGGGAAAAAAATACTCTCCGGGGGATTTTCCCCGAGATGTACGCCGAACTGATAACCTTCTCTGGCGTTATCCTAAAAAAAGAAAATCTTTGGGACTCTATGAGCTTAATTTTTTCAGCGGGCTTGGAACCGTGACGGCTTCTGGTTTGGGAGGAGGTTCGCTGATTTACGCCAACATTCATATTCGTCCCGACCATAAGGTATTCGAAGATCCTCGCTGGCCTGCTCCGTTCAATCGAAATTATCTGGATCCTTATTACGATAAAGTCGCGGCCAAGTTCGACGTAAAACCAGTTCCACCGGAGTGGGATCTTCCGAAAAGGAATAAATTTCGAGCCGCTGCGGAATTGAATCAGCACACTTATTTCGATCCGGATGAGGCCGCTAGTTGGCTAAGACCTTCCAGACCGGGGCAATCCACATGTGTACGTTGTGCGGAATGCGAGTTCGGATGTAATCACGGGGCTAAAAATACATTAGATTTTAATTATATTGCAGATGCTCAAAAAAACGGAGCCGTATTTCAAATCAATTCTCTGGTATCTCATATCGCTCCCGACCTAAAAAACGGCTATGTGGTTTACTACGAAAATACGGAAACTGGAGAAAAACGATCTGTATATGCCAAAAGAGTTGTTCTTTCTGCGGGAACGTTGGGAACCAATCGAATTCTTTTCAACAGTAGAGACAAATACAAAACCTTGCCGAATCTAAGTAAACAGCTTGGAAAGGGATATTCCGGAAATGGGGATTTTCTGGGAGGGATCGAATCGAGTAAAACCGAACTCAAACCTTGGGATGGGCCGGACGTTACAACGGTAATCAATTATTTTCCGAAGGGATTTCAGTTTACCATGGCGGCACCTACATTCAATCAACCCGTAATGACGGTACTCGCTTCATTAGGAATTTCTAAACCGAATTGGTTGCTAAGAATGATCGCTCCTCTTTTTTGGAAGAGTTTGGAATGGATTCTGCCTTTTATATTTAAAAGGGGGCTACTTTCAAAACCGTTACCGCCTGGACTTCCGGGCGCGGGTGATCCTACTTATATGACCAACTTATTTGCGATTGGAAGGGATAACGCGAACGGAGAAATCGTTCGTCGAGGTAAGAATATAGATGTGAAGTGGAAGTATTCCAAAGAAAATAAGACCCTCATCCAAGATATGACTGCTTCCATGCAACAAGTTGGAGACGCATACGGCGGACAATTCGGACCGCTGGCAACCTTTTTGTTGTTTAATCGGATTATTTCAGTACATTCTCTTGGGGGTTGTATCCTCGCATCTAATCCGGATAAAGGAGTCGTATCTGAAACTGGAGAAGTGTTCGGTTATAGAAATTTGTTTATCGCCGATGGATCTGCAATCCCATCTTCGATTGGATTTCACCCGGTTATGACCATTTCTGCGGTGGCCGAACATACGGCCGCTTCAATCTGTGCCGGACTATGA